The following proteins come from a genomic window of Acinetobacter baumannii:
- a CDS encoding fimbrial biogenesis chaperone has protein sequence MKLNSYNFLLGLAFASSVAAPAAQAEIVIHGTRVIYPSDAREVTLQVSNNGSKPALVQAWIDEGDPKSTPDQSKVPFMIAPPISRVEATKSQTLRITALPNASQFNQKQETVLWLNVLDIPPRPTSKNADTTPDNFLQLAIRSRIKFFYRPASIKEDANLAADKLQWVKSGQNLTVKNPTPFHITMTSVYQKVGDKKVDLLPQGLMVKPFSEASIQLKNSNLQDMSFINVNDYGGRVEHQIKLQ, from the coding sequence ATGAAATTGAACAGTTATAATTTTTTGTTAGGTTTGGCGTTTGCTTCATCTGTTGCTGCTCCTGCCGCTCAAGCAGAAATTGTAATTCATGGCACCCGTGTAATTTATCCGTCGGATGCTAGAGAAGTTACGCTACAAGTTAGCAATAACGGTTCAAAACCAGCACTTGTCCAAGCTTGGATTGATGAAGGTGATCCAAAAAGTACTCCGGATCAATCAAAAGTTCCTTTTATGATTGCTCCTCCAATTTCTCGTGTTGAAGCGACAAAAAGTCAGACGCTTCGTATTACTGCCCTTCCAAATGCTTCTCAATTTAACCAGAAGCAAGAAACTGTTTTGTGGTTAAACGTTTTGGATATTCCACCAAGACCTACCTCAAAAAATGCAGATACGACACCTGATAACTTCTTACAACTTGCAATTCGTTCCCGGATCAAATTCTTCTATCGTCCGGCTTCAATTAAAGAAGATGCGAATTTAGCAGCAGATAAGCTTCAATGGGTTAAATCTGGTCAGAATTTAACGGTAAAAAATCCAACTCCTTTCCACATTACGATGACTTCTGTTTATCAAAAGGTTGGAGATAAAAAAGTTGATTTATTGCCTCAAGGGCTAATGGTTAAGCCTTTTTCTGAAGCTTCTATTCAGCTTAAGAATAGCAATCTTCAGGATATGAGTTTTATTAATGTCAACGACTATGGTGGTCGAGTCGAACACCAAATAAAACTTCAGTAA
- a CDS encoding ATP-binding cassette domain-containing protein, which translates to MTKRTINIYGARQNNLKNISLKIPKHKIVVFTGVSGSGKSSLVFETIGAEAQRQINETQDSFVRNRLQHFGVTDVDKIENLNVPVIINQKPLTGNIRSTVATITDIYANLRLLFSRMGEPFVGYSNVFSFNHPNGMCPQCEGIGIEQTIDIYKILDLDKSLNEEGAIDFPTYQPTAWRWTRYADSGYFDLDKKLKDYSEKEWDLFLYAPQHKPLNPTSKWRKTALYEGLIPRFERNFLKGEAQERNRYRNKLERIITIKECSLCKGQRLNQKSLSCKINGKNIAECTALSVSSLLEFLESIKSEKFETVLHEIKNKLNNLNLVGLSYLNLNRVSNTLSGGESQRIKMVKHLGNSLVDLLYIFDEPSIGLHPKDLDNIIKIIQKIRDKGNSVLLVEHDPDLIRTADHVVDMGPLSGINGGEIIYQGTFEELKNSSGLTGAFFRRPNTYKKEPRMGNEWISIKNAHLFNLKNIDVDIPKNCLTVITGVAGSGKSTLISKVLPQQYPETKVVDQSAITASIRSNLLTYLDLLDPIRQLFAKTNKVSAKLFSFNSEGACPQCKGSGIERVELAFLDDIEMTCDVCHGSGYAPEVLKYLYKDKNIAEILKMTVAEASNFFEDRILQQQFNSLMSLGLDYIAIGQRLNTFSGGERQRLKLTKQINETDNIFVLDEPSTGLHPSDTEKLISLLNNLVEKGNTIIVIEHNLDIISQADWIVDIGPLAGDKGGELVFSGTVSGLLSAEKSLTGYYLKKYLEL; encoded by the coding sequence ATGACTAAAAGAACAATAAATATTTATGGTGCCAGACAAAATAACCTTAAAAATATTTCATTGAAGATTCCTAAACATAAAATCGTTGTCTTTACTGGAGTCTCTGGTTCAGGTAAATCTTCTTTAGTTTTCGAGACTATTGGCGCAGAAGCTCAAAGACAAATTAATGAAACTCAAGATAGTTTTGTACGTAATCGCTTGCAACATTTTGGTGTTACTGACGTTGATAAAATTGAAAATTTAAATGTACCTGTGATTATTAATCAAAAACCTTTAACGGGCAATATTCGCTCAACTGTTGCAACAATTACAGATATTTATGCCAATCTTCGCTTGTTATTTTCACGTATGGGTGAGCCGTTTGTTGGATACTCCAATGTCTTTTCTTTTAATCACCCAAATGGCATGTGTCCACAATGCGAAGGTATTGGAATCGAGCAAACAATTGATATTTACAAAATATTAGATTTAGATAAATCCTTAAATGAAGAAGGTGCTATAGACTTCCCTACTTATCAACCTACAGCATGGCGTTGGACGCGATATGCAGATTCAGGTTACTTTGATTTAGATAAAAAATTAAAAGATTATAGTGAAAAAGAATGGGACTTATTTTTGTATGCTCCTCAGCACAAGCCTTTAAACCCGACAAGTAAATGGAGAAAAACCGCACTTTATGAAGGACTAATTCCCAGATTTGAGCGTAACTTTTTAAAAGGTGAAGCACAGGAAAGAAATCGTTATAGAAATAAACTTGAGCGAATTATTACAATCAAAGAATGCTCCTTATGTAAGGGACAACGGCTAAATCAAAAATCCTTATCTTGTAAAATTAATGGTAAAAATATTGCGGAATGTACGGCCCTATCCGTATCAAGTCTTTTAGAGTTTCTCGAATCGATAAAAAGTGAAAAATTTGAAACCGTTTTGCACGAAATAAAAAATAAACTCAATAACTTAAATCTCGTTGGACTCAGCTATTTAAACCTTAACCGCGTCAGCAATACATTGTCGGGAGGAGAATCACAACGAATTAAAATGGTTAAACATTTGGGTAATAGTCTGGTTGACCTACTCTATATTTTTGATGAACCAAGTATTGGCCTGCACCCCAAAGATTTAGATAATATTATTAAAATTATTCAAAAAATTAGAGATAAGGGAAATAGTGTTTTATTGGTTGAACATGATCCTGATCTTATTAGAACAGCTGATCATGTCGTTGATATGGGGCCTCTTTCTGGTATTAACGGCGGTGAAATTATTTACCAAGGAACTTTTGAAGAGTTAAAAAATTCATCAGGTTTAACAGGAGCGTTTTTTAGAAGGCCAAATACCTATAAGAAAGAACCACGTATGGGCAATGAATGGATTTCAATTAAAAATGCTCATTTATTCAATTTAAAAAATATTGATGTCGACATTCCTAAGAACTGTCTAACCGTTATTACAGGAGTCGCTGGTTCAGGAAAAAGCACATTAATAAGTAAAGTATTACCACAACAATATCCTGAAACAAAAGTTGTTGATCAATCTGCAATTACTGCAAGTATTCGCTCAAATTTATTGACCTATCTTGACCTTCTTGATCCGATTCGTCAGCTATTTGCAAAAACAAATAAAGTAAGTGCCAAGCTCTTTAGTTTTAATAGTGAAGGTGCTTGCCCTCAATGTAAGGGATCTGGTATCGAAAGGGTTGAACTTGCATTTTTAGATGATATTGAAATGACATGTGATGTTTGTCATGGTTCTGGATATGCACCTGAAGTTTTAAAATATCTTTATAAAGATAAAAATATTGCTGAAATTTTAAAAATGACGGTTGCAGAAGCAAGCAACTTTTTTGAAGATCGAATTTTACAGCAACAATTTAATTCTTTGATGAGTTTGGGGCTAGACTACATTGCAATCGGCCAACGCTTAAATACATTTTCGGGTGGTGAGCGTCAAAGGTTAAAACTCACAAAACAAATTAATGAAACAGATAATATTTTTGTATTGGATGAACCGAGTACAGGTCTACACCCTTCTGATACTGAAAAACTAATTAGTTTATTAAATAACTTAGTTGAGAAAGGCAACACAATCATTGTGATTGAACACAACTTAGACATCATAAGTCAAGCCGACTGGATTGTTGATATTGGTCCTTTGGCGGGTGACAAAGGTGGTGAATTGGTATTCTCAGGAACTGTTAGCGGTTTGCTTTCAGCAGAAAAATCTTTAACAGGTTATTATTTGAAAAAATATTTAGAGCTGTAA
- the adeB gene encoding multidrug efflux RND transporter permease subunit AdeB, which yields MMSQFFIRRPVFAWVIAIFIIIFGLLSIPKLPIARFPSVAPPQVNISATYPGATAKTINDSVVTLIERELSGVKNLLYYSATTDTSGTAEITATFKPGTDVEMAQVDVQNKIKAVEARLPQVVRQQGLQVEASSSGFLMLVGINSPNNQYSEVDLSDYLVRNVVEELKRVEGVGKVQSFGAEKAMRIWVDPNKLVSYGLSISDVNNAIRENNVEIAPGRLGDLPAEKGQLITIPLSAQGQLSSLEQFKNISLKSKTNGSVIKLSDVANVEIGSQAYNFAILENGKPATAAAIQLSPGANAVKTAEGVRAKIEELKLNLPEGMEFSIPYDTAPFVKISIEKVIHTLLEAMVLVFIVMYLFLHNVRYTLIPAIVAPIALLGTFTVMLLAGFSINVLTMFGMVLAIGIIVDDAIVVVENVERIMATEGLSPKDATSKAMKEITSPIIGITLVLAAVFLPMAFASGSVGVIYKQFTLTMSVSILFSALLALILTPALCATILKPIDGHHQKKGFFAWFDRSFDKVTKKYELMLLKIIKHTVPMMVIFLVITGITFAGMKYWPTAFMPEEDQGWFMTSFQLPSDATAERTRNVVNQFENNLKDNPDVKSNTTILGWGFSGAGQNVAVAFTTLKDFKERTSSASKMTSDVNTSMANSTEGETMAVLPPAIDELGTFSGFSLRLQDRANLGMPALLAAQDELMAMAAKNKKFYMVWNEGLPQGDNISLKIDREKLSALGVKFSDVSDIISTSMGSMYINDFPNQGRMQQVIVQVEAKSRMQLKDILNLKVMGSSGQLVSLSEVVTPQWNKAPQQYNRYNGRPSLSIAGIPNFDTSSGEAMREMEQLIAKLPKGIGYEWTGISLQEKQSESQMAFLLGLSMLVVFLVLAALYESWAIPLSVMLVVPLGIFGAIIAIMSRGLMNDVFFKIGLITIIGLSAKNAILIVEFAKMLKEEGMSLIEATVAAAKLRLRPILMTSLAFTCGVIPLVIASGASSETQHALGTGVFGGMISATILAIFFVPVFFIFILGAVEKLFSSKKKISS from the coding sequence ATGATGTCACAATTTTTTATTCGTCGCCCCGTTTTTGCTTGGGTTATCGCGATCTTTATTATTATATTTGGATTGCTGAGTATTCCTAAACTGCCAATTGCACGTTTTCCAAGTGTGGCCCCGCCACAGGTGAATATTAGTGCGACTTATCCTGGTGCTACAGCTAAAACCATTAACGATAGCGTTGTAACCTTAATTGAGCGCGAATTATCGGGTGTAAAAAATCTACTCTACTATAGTGCGACAACAGATACCTCCGGTACAGCAGAGATTACGGCTACGTTTAAACCAGGCACAGATGTGGAAATGGCTCAGGTTGACGTTCAAAATAAAATCAAGGCTGTAGAAGCTCGCTTACCGCAAGTTGTACGTCAGCAAGGTTTACAGGTTGAGGCTTCATCGTCCGGATTTTTAATGCTGGTCGGGATTAACTCTCCAAATAATCAATATTCCGAAGTTGATTTGAGTGATTATTTGGTTCGAAATGTTGTAGAAGAGCTAAAACGTGTCGAAGGTGTAGGGAAGGTTCAATCTTTCGGTGCCGAGAAAGCTATGCGTATTTGGGTCGACCCGAATAAGCTTGTTTCTTACGGTTTATCGATTAGTGATGTGAATAATGCCATTCGTGAAAATAATGTCGAAATTGCACCCGGCCGACTTGGTGATTTACCAGCTGAAAAAGGCCAGCTCATTACTATTCCATTGTCTGCTCAAGGGCAATTGTCTAGTCTCGAGCAATTTAAAAATATTAGCTTAAAAAGTAAAACTAACGGTAGCGTAATTAAGTTATCTGATGTTGCCAATGTAGAAATAGGCTCACAGGCATATAACTTTGCCATTTTGGAAAATGGTAAGCCTGCTACCGCGGCAGCAATTCAGTTAAGCCCGGGTGCTAACGCCGTGAAAACTGCCGAAGGTGTTCGAGCAAAAATTGAAGAATTGAAGCTAAATTTACCGGAAGGCATGGAGTTTAGTATTCCTTACGACACCGCGCCGTTTGTTAAAATTTCAATTGAAAAGGTAATTCATACATTACTTGAAGCCATGGTTCTGGTTTTCATTGTGATGTATCTATTTTTACATAATGTCCGCTATACGCTTATTCCAGCAATTGTGGCGCCTATTGCCTTACTCGGTACTTTTACCGTGATGTTGCTTGCCGGCTTTTCAATTAACGTACTCACCATGTTCGGTATGGTGCTTGCCATCGGGATTATTGTCGACGATGCCATTGTCGTGGTTGAAAACGTAGAAAGGATTATGGCGACAGAAGGATTATCGCCTAAAGATGCAACCTCTAAAGCAATGAAAGAGATTACCAGCCCGATTATTGGTATTACGCTGGTATTGGCGGCAGTATTTTTACCTATGGCATTTGCGAGTGGTTCTGTAGGGGTAATCTATAAACAGTTTACCTTGACCATGTCGGTATCTATTTTATTTTCAGCGCTATTGGCACTCATTTTAACACCGGCACTTTGTGCCACAATTTTAAAGCCAATCGATGGGCATCATCAGAAGAAGGGCTTCTTTGCATGGTTTGACCGTAGTTTCGATAAAGTCACTAAAAAGTATGAATTGATGCTGCTTAAAATCATCAAACATACAGTTCCAATGATGGTGATCTTTTTAGTAATTACCGGTATTACCTTTGCCGGAATGAAATATTGGCCAACAGCATTTATGCCAGAGGAAGATCAAGGTTGGTTCATGACTTCGTTCCAGCTACCTTCAGATGCAACCGCAGAGCGTACTCGGAATGTAGTCAATCAATTTGAAAATAATTTGAAAGATAATCCCGATGTAAAAAGTAATACCACCATTTTGGGATGGGGTTTCAGTGGCGCAGGCCAAAACGTAGCTGTGGCTTTTACAACACTTAAAGACTTCAAAGAGCGGACTAGCTCTGCATCTAAGATGACAAGCGACGTTAATACTTCCATGGCGAATAGCACAGAAGGTGAAACAATGGCGGTACTTCCACCTGCAATTGATGAACTGGGTACTTTCTCTGGCTTTAGTCTGCGTTTACAAGATCGAGCTAACTTAGGTATGCCTGCTTTACTGGCTGCTCAAGATGAACTTATGGCAATGGCAGCCAAGAATAAAAAGTTCTATATGGTTTGGAATGAAGGGTTGCCACAAGGTGACAATATTTCTTTAAAAATTGACCGTGAAAAGCTTAGTGCACTTGGTGTTAAGTTTTCTGATGTTTCAGACATCATTTCTACATCAATGGGTTCAATGTATATCAATGACTTCCCTAATCAAGGACGTATGCAACAAGTCATTGTACAAGTTGAGGCTAAATCACGTATGCAATTGAAAGATATCTTGAATCTGAAAGTCATGGGTTCAAGCGGTCAATTAGTCTCATTATCAGAAGTTGTAACGCCACAATGGAATAAGGCACCGCAACAATATAATCGTTACAACGGACGACCATCTTTGAGTATTGCTGGTATTCCTAACTTCGATACGTCATCGGGTGAAGCAATGCGTGAAATGGAACAACTGATTGCGAAATTACCGAAAGGTATTGGCTACGAGTGGACAGGTATTTCCTTACAGGAAAAGCAGTCTGAATCACAAATGGCCTTTTTACTTGGTTTATCCATGTTAGTGGTTTTCCTTGTCTTGGCTGCACTCTATGAAAGCTGGGCAATTCCACTTTCTGTGATGTTAGTTGTGCCACTCGGTATTTTTGGAGCAATCATTGCCATTATGTCTAGAGGGTTAATGAATGATGTGTTCTTCAAAATCGGGCTAATTACCATTATTGGTCTATCGGCAAAGAATGCAATTTTGATTGTTGAATTTGCGAAAATGCTGAAAGAAGAAGGCATGAGTTTGATTGAAGCCACTGTTGCCGCAGCCAAACTTCGCTTACGGCCAATTCTGATGACATCACTTGCATTTACGTGTGGTGTAATTCCTTTGGTGATTGCCTCAGGTGCAAGTTCAGAAACACAACATGCTTTAGGCACAGGGGTTTTTGGTGGCATGATTTCAGCCACCATTCTGGCTATTTTCTTTGTTCCCGTGTTTTTTATCTTCATTCTGGGGGCAGTAGAAAAGCTATTTTCCTCTAAGAAAAAAATCTCATCTTAA
- the adeA gene encoding multidrug efflux RND transporter periplasmic adaptor subunit AdeA, whose translation MQKHLLLPLFLSIGLILQGCDSKEVAQAEPPPAKVSVLSIQPQSVNFSENLPARVHAFRTAEIRPQVGGIIEKVLFKQGSEVRAGQALYKINSETFEADVNSNRASLNKAEAEVARLKVQLERYEQLLPSNAISKQEVSNAQAQYRQALADVAQMKALLARQNLNLQYATVRAPISGRIGQSFVTEGALVGQGDTNTMATIQQIDKVYVDVKQSVSEYERLQAALQSGELSANSDKTVRITNSHGQPYNVTAKMLFEDINVDPETGDVTFRIEVNNTERKLLPGMYVRVNIDRASIPQALLVPAQAIQRNISGEPQVYVINAQGTAEIRPIEIGQQYEQFYIANKGLKVGDKVVVEGIERIKPNQKLALAAWKAPTVANHASSVETKTSIAEGAQP comes from the coding sequence ATGCAAAAGCATCTTTTACTTCCTTTATTTTTATCTATTGGGCTGATATTACAGGGGTGTGATTCAAAAGAAGTCGCTCAAGCTGAGCCACCACCGGCTAAAGTCAGTGTATTAAGCATTCAACCGCAATCGGTAAATTTTAGTGAAAATCTTCCTGCACGTGTACATGCATTCCGTACGGCGGAAATCCGTCCGCAAGTCGGAGGTATCATTGAAAAGGTTTTATTTAAACAGGGTAGTGAAGTTAGAGCAGGACAAGCTTTATATAAAATTAATTCCGAGACTTTTGAGGCAGATGTAAATAGCAATAGAGCTTCTCTCAATAAAGCTGAAGCTGAGGTAGCAAGACTCAAAGTTCAGCTAGAACGTTATGAGCAGCTATTACCAAGTAATGCAATTAGTAAGCAAGAAGTAAGTAATGCTCAAGCTCAGTATCGTCAGGCTCTAGCCGATGTCGCTCAAATGAAAGCATTGCTGGCCAGACAAAACTTGAATCTGCAATATGCAACAGTTCGAGCGCCTATTTCTGGGCGTATTGGGCAATCTTTTGTCACTGAAGGTGCATTGGTCGGTCAGGGCGATACCAATACGATGGCAACTATTCAACAGATTGATAAAGTCTATGTTGATGTAAAGCAATCAGTTAGTGAGTATGAGCGCCTACAAGCTGCGCTACAAAGCGGTGAATTATCAGCAAATAGTGATAAAACCGTTCGTATTACCAATAGCCACGGGCAACCTTATAACGTCACAGCAAAAATGTTGTTTGAAGATATTAATGTTGACCCGGAAACAGGCGATGTCACATTCCGTATTGAAGTTAATAACACTGAACGAAAATTACTTCCGGGCATGTATGTGCGTGTCAATATTGACCGTGCTTCTATTCCTCAAGCGCTATTGGTTCCGGCGCAAGCGATCCAACGTAATATCAGTGGCGAGCCTCAGGTATATGTCATCAATGCCCAAGGTACAGCGGAAATTCGTCCTATCGAAATTGGACAGCAATATGAGCAGTTCTATATCGCTAACAAAGGCTTGAAAGTCGGTGACAAAGTCGTTGTTGAAGGTATTGAGCGTATTAAGCCAAATCAAAAATTGGCATTGGCAGCATGGAAAGCACCAACCGTCGCAAATCATGCTTCAAGTGTAGAAACCAAAACTTCTATAGCTGAGGGAGCACAACCATGA
- the adeR gene encoding efflux system response regulator transcription factor AdeR, whose amino-acid sequence MFDHSFSFDCQDKVILVVEDDYDIGDIIENYLKREGMSVIRAMNGKQAIELHASQPIDLILLDIKLPELNGWEVLNKIRQKAQTPVIMLTALDQDIDKVMALRIGADDFVVKPFNPNEVVARVQAVLRRTQFANKATNKNKLYKNIEIDTDTHSVYIHSENKKILLNLTLTEYKIISFMIDQPHKVFTRGELMNHCMNDSDALERTVDSHVSKLRKKLEEQGIFQMLINVRGVGYRLDNPPAVKDDA is encoded by the coding sequence ATGTTTGATCATTCTTTTTCTTTTGATTGCCAAGATAAAGTTATTCTTGTGGTAGAAGATGACTACGATATTGGCGACATTATTGAAAATTATTTAAAACGTGAAGGCATGAGTGTTATTCGGGCCATGAATGGAAAGCAAGCGATTGAATTGCACGCTAGCCAACCCATCGATTTAATCTTACTTGATATTAAATTACCCGAATTAAACGGTTGGGAAGTATTAAATAAAATACGCCAAAAAGCTCAGACTCCCGTGATCATGCTGACGGCGCTAGATCAAGATATTGATAAAGTTATGGCATTACGCATAGGTGCAGATGACTTTGTGGTGAAGCCTTTTAACCCAAATGAAGTCGTCGCTAGAGTTCAGGCAGTTTTAAGACGTACTCAGTTTGCAAATAAGGCAACTAATAAAAATAAACTCTATAAAAATATTGAAATTGATACCGACACTCATAGCGTTTATATACACTCTGAGAATAAGAAAATCTTGCTTAATCTGACGCTAACTGAATATAAAATTATTTCATTCATGATTGACCAACCTCATAAAGTTTTTACGCGCGGAGAACTTATGAATCACTGCATGAATGATAGCGATGCACTAGAGCGAACCGTAGATAGCCATGTAAGTAAGCTGAGAAAAAAACTAGAAGAACAAGGCATATTTCAAATGTTAATTAATGTGCGTGGCGTGGGATATAGGCTAGATAATCCCCCAGCTGTAAAAGATGACGCCTAA